TGGGCTACCTGGAGCGGGGCGAGTACAGCCCGAGCCTGTACCTGGCGCTGCGCATCGCGCAGTACTTCGAGGTGCCGGTGGAGGTCGTCTTCTCGACCGACCCGTTCCCGCGCCTGGGCAGTTCGGAGAGATCCGCGTAGACGAGCAGGGGGCGGCGCGTGTGAAGCGCCGCCCCCGTCACGCTCACTTCAGTTCGGACTCGATCACGTCGGCCGCCGCCGGCGTGCCACCGGCCGACCGGATCTCCGCCTTGATGGCGGCGAGCCGTTCGGCCACGGCCGGGTCGTCCGCCAACTCCAGCACCGCGGAGCGCAACCCCTCCGCGGTGACCTCGTCGCGCGGGATGTGCTTGCCGACACCGAGGTCGACCAGCCGCATCGCGTTCATGACCTGCTCGCCGATCGCGGGCACGCCGATCATCGGCACGCCGTGGTACAGGCCCTCCATCGAGCCGCCCATCCCGCTGTGCGTGATGAACACCTTGGCGTGGGCCAGGATCGCCAGCTGCGGCACCCACCGGTGCAGCTCGACGTTCGCCGGCGGCTCGCCCAGCTCGGCCGGGTCCACGAACTTGCCGATGTTGATCACGACCTGCCAGTCGAGGTCGCCGAACGCCTCGAAGCACCGGCGGTAGATCGCGGGCTCGTTGGTGTAGGCCGAGCCGAACGACACGAGCAGCACCGGCCGGTCGTCCGCCGGCTCCCAGGCGCCCTGGAACGCGCGGTCGTCCAGGCACGGCCCCACGAACGTGTACTTCGGGTGCACCGACTCGCTGTGCGGCTGGAACGACCGCGCGATGCTCACCACCGCCCGGTCCGGGTGGCTCACGTACGTCTGCGCCGGGATCGACACGCCCTCGGCGGCAAGCCACTCGTCCAACTCGGCGTAGAACGCGCGCACCTCGTCGTCGATCAGGTCGCCCATGTCGTCTTCCCAGCCCTCGTACGCGACGAAGGTCGGGGAGAACTGGATCGCCGGCACGCCCCAGCGGTCCGCGAGCAGGCGTGCGGTCCACGCGCCGATGTCGTACACGACGATGTCCGGCCGGTCGTCCGCGAACGCCGCTTCCAGCACCGGCAGCACGGCCTTGGCCTCGGTCAGGAACAGGTGCATGGCCGCCGCCATCCCGGCCGGCCACTCCTGGTCGTCGGTGGGCAGCGTGGTCGGGTAGACGACCGGCGTGGCGCCCGCCTGACGCACGATGTCCACGAATCCGGGATCGACCGCGTAGCTGACCCGGTGGCCCCGGTTCACCAGTTCGGTGACGACGGGCAGCGTCGGGTTGACGTGGCCGTGGCCGGGAATGTTGAGAAAAGCGATGTGCGACAAGGAAATCTCCACTGGCTGAAGGGTTGGCTCGAAGACCCCGTCACGCGTCACGCGTGGGGATGGACGGCTGACCCGAACTCAGAGGTAGAAGACCTGGAATCCGTACATGGGTCCACCATAGCGACGGCCGCGAGTCGTTTTTTCACGAGCGCGGCCCGAGCACGCCGCGCAATGCCGCACGCACCGCCTGGACCAGTTCGGCGCGGCTTTCCGGGGTGCCGGGAGTGGGTGCGCCTAGCGCTCCCGAGCCGACGAGCCGGTCGAACAGCAGGCCGTCGACGAACGCCACCAGTTCCCGGCCCTGCCGCTCCGGATCTTCCGCGCCCGCCGCCGCGAGCATCGTCTGGGCGCGGACGCGCGGCCGTTCGCCGTGGGCCAGGATGCCGCGCAGCTCGGGGTGGTGGGTGGCCTCCAGCAGGCACGCGTACCGGGCCAGGGTGCGTTCACGGCCGGTGGTCATCCACTGGTCGAGCACGTGCGCGATGCCCTCGGCGAGCAGGTCGGGGTCGAGCGGGGCGGTCGTGTCGAGCTCTTCGACCTCGGCGTTGTCCAGGTCTGCCAACCGCCGCACCACGCCTTCCACCAGCGCTTTGCGGGTGCGGAAGTAGGCGGAGGTGGACCCGAGGGGCACGCCGGCTTGCCCGTCCACCGCGCGGTGGGTCAGCCCGCGCATGCCCTTGGTGGCCACCACGTGGATCGCCGCGTCGGCCAGGGCGGCCATGCGCTCCGTCACAGTGCGTCCTCCTTCTACAGCTGTAGAGTACCGGCTATCTACAGCTGTAGAAGGAGTGGGGATGAAGGCGGTCGTGGTGGGTGGTGGCCTCGGCGGGGTCACGGCGGCGGTGGCGTTGCGCAAGGTCGGGTGGGAGGTGTCCGTGCTGGAGCGCGCGCCCGAGTTCGGCGAGGTCGGCGCGGGTGTGGGCGTGATGCCGAACGCGATGCGGGCGTTGGCGGCACTGGGGTTGGCCGACGAGGTGCGGCGGATCGGGACGCCGCGCGTGGCCGGTGGCGTCCGTGACCCGAGGGGGCGGTCGTTGACGCGCGTGGACGCGGCGCAACTGGAGCACATGGTGGCCGTGCACCGCGCGGACCTGCACCGCGTGCTGCGGTCGGCGTTGCCGGAAGCGTGCCTGGTCACCGACACCGAGGTGCGGTCGGTGGACGAGTTGGACGCGGACCTGGTCGTCGCGGCGGACGGCATCCGCAGCCGGATCCGGCAGGCGTTGTTCCCCGACACGCCCCAGCCGGTGTACGCGGGCACGACGGCGTGGCGGAGCGTGACGAGGGCGGAGTTCCCGCCGGACCTCGAGATCAGCCAGACGCTCGGGCCGGGCACGGAGTTCGGCGTGCTGCCGTTGGGTGACGGCAGGGTGTGCTGGTACGCGGCCACGGTCGCGCCCGCCGGTGGCCGATCGGATGACGAGTGGGCCGAGGCACGCCGGCTCGTCGGCGACTGGCACCACCCGATCCCGGCGCTGTTCGACGCGACCCCGCCGGAGACCGTGATCCGGCACGACATCCACGAGCTGGCGACGCCGCTGCCGACGTACGTCCGGGGTCGGGTGGCGCTGCTCGGAGACGCCGCGCACGCGATGACGCCGTACCTCGGACAAGGCGCGTGCATGGCGATCGAGGACGCCGTGGTGCTGGCCGCCGCGTGCGCGAAAGGCGATGTGTCGAACGCGCTCGCCGAATACGACCGGCAACGCCGTCCGCGCACTCAGGCGATCGCCAAGGCGTCCAGGGTGCTCGGGCGAGTGGGGCACAAGTTGCGCAACCCGGTGGCGGTCGCAATGCGTGACGCGGCCATGCGAGCGGTTCCCGCGAGAGTCGGAGTTCGCGGGATGACGAAGTACCTCGGCTGGGTTCCGCCGGAGTTGTCACTCTATAGGTGAAAAATGAACCGTGATGTAAATCACAGGTTACCGGGGTGATTCAAGCGGATAACGATCCAATATCACTCGTTTTCGCAGGATGCGTCACTCTTCTGCTGGATCAAGCGCTCACGGTGTGCCATCAACGGCCCGTTGTCTCGGCCCCTGAGTGCCCGAGGCGGCGGTGCAACAACCCCGAATGGGCAACTACGGTGTCCCGCCATGGCCCCCGTCCCCTTGTGTCCGGCTGAAGCCATCCCCCTGCGCGAGACCTCCGGTTGCGAGAACACCGTCGACCTCGCCGAGGCCGATGACTTCCTCCGTCAGCACCACACCGAGAACCCCGAACTCGGCCCCGTCGAACACCGCCTCGCCGAGGTGCACGCCGAGGTCGCCGCCACCGGCACCTATCGCCACACACCCGAAGAACTGACGTTCGGCGCACGTGTCGCGTGGCGCAACAGCGCGCGCTGCATCGGCCGGCTGTACTGGCGCAGCCTCAAGGTCCGCGACCTGCGTGACCTGCGTGATCCCAAGGAGATCGCGGACGAGTGCGTCGAGCACCTCAAGCTCGCCGCCAACGGCGGCAAGGTCCGCCCGGTGATCACCGTGTTCGCGCCGGACGAGCCCGGCCGGCCCGCGCCGAGGATCCTCAACGAGCAGTTGATCCGCTACGCGGGCTACCTCGGCCCGGACGGCGGGGTGCTGGGCGACCGGCGCAACGTCGACCTGACCGACAACGCCATCGGGATGGGGTGGCGCCCGCCCGCGCGAAGAGGGCCGTTCGACGTGCTCCCGCTGGTCGTGGAACGGGAGGACGCCGAACCGTCCCTGGTCGAACTGCCGCCGGACGCCGTGCTGGAGGTGCGGATCACGCACCCGGAACTGCCGTGGCTGGCCGAACTGGGTCTGCGCTGGCACGCCGTGCCCGCGATCAGCAACATGCGGCTGCGGATCGGCGGGATCGACTACCCGGCCGCGCCGTTCAACGGGTGGTACATGGGCACCGAGATCGGCGCCCGGAACTTCGCCGACGCCGACCGGTACGACCTGCTGCCCTACCTGGCCAAGCGAATGGGCCTCGACACGTCGTCGGTGCAGACGCTGTGGAAGGACCGGGTGCTGGTCGAGTTGAACCGCGCGGTGCTGCACTCGTTCTCGGCGGCCGGTGTGACGATCACCGACCACCACACCGAATCCGACCGCTTCCTCACCCACATCAAGAAGGAGGAGGAGGCGGGCCGGTCGTGCCCGGCGGACTGGACGTGGATCGTGCCGCCGATGTCGAGCGGCATCACCAGCGTCTTCCACCGGTACTACGACAAGCGCGAGCTGGTGCCGAACTTCTTCGCGGGCGATACCGAAGGCGTCTGCCCGGTGATCCACTGAGCCATCCGTGGAACAGGTCCAGGTCTCAACAAGACGTACGTACGGGTACTGTTAAGACCTGCGTGTGGCATAGATCACCTACGGCGGACTAGGGTGACTCTCCGTGAGAGTGGGCATACCCGTCGAGGCTCGGCCCGCCGAGCGCCGCGTCGCCGGTCTACCGGAAACGGTGACCACGCTGATCGGTGCCGGACTCACGGTGGACGTGCAGGCCGGGGCGGGCGCACACGCCCACGCCTCGGATGCCGCCTACCGCGCAGCCGGCGCGAACATCATCACCGACCACCCGGCCGGTCGATCCGATGTGATCGTCTCCGTCCAGCCACCGACCCCCGACCAGGCCGCCGCCCTCCGCGAGGGCGACATCACGATCAGCTTCCTCCAGCCGAACGCCGAGCCGGAGCTGATCGAGGTGCTCAAGGCCAACAAGGTCACCGCGTTCAGCCTCGACCTGCTGCCGCGGGTGACCAGGGCGCAGTCCGTCGACGCCCTGTCCTCCCAGGCACTGGTAGCGGGCTACCGCGCGGTGATCGAGGCGGCCAACCGGCTGCCGAAGTTCCTCCCCATGTTCACCACCGCGGCCGGCACCATCCCGCCGGCCAAGGTGCTCGTCCTCGGCGCGGGCGTGGCCGGGCTCCAGGCCATCGCCACCGCACGTCGTCTCGGCGCGGTGGTCGAGGCGTACGACATCCGTGCGGCGGCCAGGGAAGAGGTCAAGAGCCTCGGCGCGAGGTTCCTGGAGTTGGACCTCGAAACGCAGCAGGGCGTCTACGCGGAGGCCCAGTCCGAGACGTTCCTGGAACGGCAGCGCGAGCTGATCGCCGAACGGGTCGCCGCCTCGGACGTGGTCATCTCCACCGCCGCCATCCCCGGCCGCAAGGCGCCGGTGCTGGTCACCACCGACATGCTCAAGGCGATGGCGCCCGGTTCGGTGGTGGTCGACCTGGCCGCCGAGTCCGGCGGCAACGTGACCGGGAGCAGTCCCGGTGAGGAGACCTGGGTCGGCGAGGTGCTGGTCTACGGCGCGGAGAACATGCCCAGCACCATGCCCGTGCACGCGAGCAGGCTGTACGCGCGCAACGTGGCCAACCTCCTGATGATGATGACCAAGGACGGCCAGGTGACCCCCGACCTCACTGACGAGGTGCTGGCCGGCTGCTGCCTCACGCACGCGGGCGAGCTGAGGAGGGAGCTGCCGTGATCGACCTGTTGACGATCTTCGTGCTGGCCGTGTTCGTGGGCTTCGAGGTCGTGTCGAAGGTGTCCACCATCCTCCACACGCCGCTGATGTCCGGCGCGAACGCGATCCACGGCGTGATCCTGGTCGGCGCCATCCTCATCACCGGGCGTGCCGAGCACGCGCTGGAGATCACGCTCGGCCTGGCGGCGGTCTTCCTGGCCACGGTCAACGTGGTCGGCGGCTTCGTGGTGACCGACCGGATGCTGGAGATGTTCAAGGGCCACAGGGCGGTCAAGGCCGTCAAGGTCGAGAGCAACGGGCACAAGGAGACGGGGACATGAGCCCGACCTGGGTCCAACTCGCGTACCTGGCGGCGGCCCTGTGCTTCGTGCTGGCGCTCAAGGGCCTGAGCACGCCGAAGTACGCGCGTGCGGGCAACCTGCTCGGCGCGGCGGGCATGGCGCTGGCCGTGGTGACGGCGTACGTCCACGGCGCGGTCCACAACGGACTGCTGATCCTGGTCGCCGTCGCGGCGGGTGTGGCGGTGGGCATCCCGGCGGCGCGGTCCGTGAAGATGACCGCCATCCCGCAGATGGTGGCGCTGTTCAACGGCGTGGGCGGCGCGGCGGCGGCCCTGGTGGCGTTGACCGAGTTCCTGGAGGTCCCGGACGGCTCGGTGCTGTTCCAGGTCGCCACCGCGCTCACCGTGCTGATCGGCTCGGTCAGCTTCTCCGGCAGCGTGGTCACGTTCCTCAAGCTCCAGGAGATCATGACCACCCGGCCGGTGCTGCTGCCGGCGGGGCAGATGGTGGGCATCGGCGTGGCCGCGGCCAGTGCGCTGCTGGCGTTGTCCGTCGTGCTCAGCGGGAGCGGTCTGCTGCTGGTGCTGCTGGCGTTGGCGGGTCTCGCGCTGGGTGTGCTGTTCGTGCTGCCGGTGGGCGGCGCGGACGTGCCGATCGCGATCTCGTTGCTCAACGCGTTCACCGGCTTGGCTGTCGCCGCGTCCGGGTACGTGCTGGCGAACACCCTGCTGATCGTCGCCGGCACGCTCGTCGGCGCGTCCGGCACCATCCTGACCCGGTTGATGGCCCAGGCCATGGGGCGGCCGTTGACGAACATCCTGTTCGGGGCGTTCAAGCCCACCACGGCGGCGGCGCAGACCGACGAGCAGCGGACCGTGCGCTCCGGCACCGTGGAGGATGTCGCGATCCTGCTCGGCTACGCCCATTCCGTGCTGGTGGTGCCGGGTTACGGCCTGGCCGTGGCGCAGGGCCAGCACGCCGCACGGGAACTGGCGTCCGTGCTGGAACAGCGGGGCATCACGGTGCACTACGGCATCCACCCGGTGGCCGGCCGGATGCCGGGCCACATGAACGTCCTGCTCGCCGAGGCGGACGTGCCGTACGAGCAGTTGAAGGAGCTGGACGACGTCAACCCCGGTATCGGCAGCGTCGACGTGGTGCTGGTGGTCGGTGCGAACGACGTGGTCAACCCTGGTGCGCGGGACGAGCCGAGCAGCCCGATCTACGGGATGCCGATCTTCGACGTGGACCGGGCGAAGGCCGTGGTGTTCATGAAGCGCTCGATGCGGCCGGGCTTCGCGGGCGTGGACAACAGCCTGCTCTACAACCCCAAAACCACCATGCTGTTCGGTGACGCCAAGGAGTC
This is a stretch of genomic DNA from Saccharothrix ecbatanensis. It encodes these proteins:
- a CDS encoding helix-turn-helix transcriptional regulator is translated as MSESVYNRIAMLRAERGVSRRQLSEALGIHYQTVGYLERGEYSPSLYLALRIAQYFEVPVEVVFSTDPFPRLGSSERSA
- a CDS encoding macrolide family glycosyltransferase, which produces MEISLSHIAFLNIPGHGHVNPTLPVVTELVNRGHRVSYAVDPGFVDIVRQAGATPVVYPTTLPTDDQEWPAGMAAAMHLFLTEAKAVLPVLEAAFADDRPDIVVYDIGAWTARLLADRWGVPAIQFSPTFVAYEGWEDDMGDLIDDEVRAFYAELDEWLAAEGVSIPAQTYVSHPDRAVVSIARSFQPHSESVHPKYTFVGPCLDDRAFQGAWEPADDRPVLLVSFGSAYTNEPAIYRRCFEAFGDLDWQVVINIGKFVDPAELGEPPANVELHRWVPQLAILAHAKVFITHSGMGGSMEGLYHGVPMIGVPAIGEQVMNAMRLVDLGVGKHIPRDEVTAEGLRSAVLELADDPAVAERLAAIKAEIRSAGGTPAAADVIESELK
- a CDS encoding TetR/AcrR family transcriptional regulator; the protein is MTERMAALADAAIHVVATKGMRGLTHRAVDGQAGVPLGSTSAYFRTRKALVEGVVRRLADLDNAEVEELDTTAPLDPDLLAEGIAHVLDQWMTTGRERTLARYACLLEATHHPELRGILAHGERPRVRAQTMLAAAGAEDPERQGRELVAFVDGLLFDRLVGSGALGAPTPGTPESRAELVQAVRAALRGVLGPRS
- a CDS encoding FAD-dependent monooxygenase; this encodes MKAVVVGGGLGGVTAAVALRKVGWEVSVLERAPEFGEVGAGVGVMPNAMRALAALGLADEVRRIGTPRVAGGVRDPRGRSLTRVDAAQLEHMVAVHRADLHRVLRSALPEACLVTDTEVRSVDELDADLVVAADGIRSRIRQALFPDTPQPVYAGTTAWRSVTRAEFPPDLEISQTLGPGTEFGVLPLGDGRVCWYAATVAPAGGRSDDEWAEARRLVGDWHHPIPALFDATPPETVIRHDIHELATPLPTYVRGRVALLGDAAHAMTPYLGQGACMAIEDAVVLAAACAKGDVSNALAEYDRQRRPRTQAIAKASRVLGRVGHKLRNPVAVAMRDAAMRAVPARVGVRGMTKYLGWVPPELSLYR
- a CDS encoding nitric oxide synthase oxygenase; translation: MAPVPLCPAEAIPLRETSGCENTVDLAEADDFLRQHHTENPELGPVEHRLAEVHAEVAATGTYRHTPEELTFGARVAWRNSARCIGRLYWRSLKVRDLRDLRDPKEIADECVEHLKLAANGGKVRPVITVFAPDEPGRPAPRILNEQLIRYAGYLGPDGGVLGDRRNVDLTDNAIGMGWRPPARRGPFDVLPLVVEREDAEPSLVELPPDAVLEVRITHPELPWLAELGLRWHAVPAISNMRLRIGGIDYPAAPFNGWYMGTEIGARNFADADRYDLLPYLAKRMGLDTSSVQTLWKDRVLVELNRAVLHSFSAAGVTITDHHTESDRFLTHIKKEEEAGRSCPADWTWIVPPMSSGITSVFHRYYDKRELVPNFFAGDTEGVCPVIH
- a CDS encoding Re/Si-specific NAD(P)(+) transhydrogenase subunit alpha, producing MRVGIPVEARPAERRVAGLPETVTTLIGAGLTVDVQAGAGAHAHASDAAYRAAGANIITDHPAGRSDVIVSVQPPTPDQAAALREGDITISFLQPNAEPELIEVLKANKVTAFSLDLLPRVTRAQSVDALSSQALVAGYRAVIEAANRLPKFLPMFTTAAGTIPPAKVLVLGAGVAGLQAIATARRLGAVVEAYDIRAAAREEVKSLGARFLELDLETQQGVYAEAQSETFLERQRELIAERVAASDVVISTAAIPGRKAPVLVTTDMLKAMAPGSVVVDLAAESGGNVTGSSPGEETWVGEVLVYGAENMPSTMPVHASRLYARNVANLLMMMTKDGQVTPDLTDEVLAGCCLTHAGELRRELP
- a CDS encoding NAD(P) transhydrogenase subunit alpha → MIDLLTIFVLAVFVGFEVVSKVSTILHTPLMSGANAIHGVILVGAILITGRAEHALEITLGLAAVFLATVNVVGGFVVTDRMLEMFKGHRAVKAVKVESNGHKETGT
- a CDS encoding NAD(P)(+) transhydrogenase (Re/Si-specific) subunit beta gives rise to the protein MSPTWVQLAYLAAALCFVLALKGLSTPKYARAGNLLGAAGMALAVVTAYVHGAVHNGLLILVAVAAGVAVGIPAARSVKMTAIPQMVALFNGVGGAAAALVALTEFLEVPDGSVLFQVATALTVLIGSVSFSGSVVTFLKLQEIMTTRPVLLPAGQMVGIGVAAASALLALSVVLSGSGLLLVLLALAGLALGVLFVLPVGGADVPIAISLLNAFTGLAVAASGYVLANTLLIVAGTLVGASGTILTRLMAQAMGRPLTNILFGAFKPTTAAAQTDEQRTVRSGTVEDVAILLGYAHSVLVVPGYGLAVAQGQHAARELASVLEQRGITVHYGIHPVAGRMPGHMNVLLAEADVPYEQLKELDDVNPGIGSVDVVLVVGANDVVNPGARDEPSSPIYGMPIFDVDRAKAVVFMKRSMRPGFAGVDNSLLYNPKTTMLFGDAKESLTKLLAAVKHV